The following are encoded together in the Deltaproteobacteria bacterium genome:
- a CDS encoding glycosyltransferase gives MISIVCVYNNQDILKNILLKSLKTQTTKFELITIDNTNHKYESAAQALNFGGENSNNKYIMFVHQDVELHSNSWLQDAETYLDSIQNLGIAGVAGISEKGNTDNERARNIIRHGPDYHVWGNSINSPEPVQTLDECLTIIPQTVFQKLKFDEGVCIDWHLYAVDYCLTVKRMNLAVYVLPMYIYHKSLGFSSSEYYQTVINILEKHKDHIQSIYASGGSWSTAIDITKQLCDRLEEKNNLINAITAELQRREEMYTYSGLFWKFRNTYNKFIHKAFPYSSRKRKIYSFLHESLKSNPLKVNKE, from the coding sequence ATGATATCCATAGTTTGCGTATATAATAATCAAGATATTTTAAAAAATATTTTACTCAAAAGTTTGAAAACACAGACTACTAAGTTTGAGCTAATAACTATAGACAATACAAACCACAAATATGAATCAGCAGCTCAAGCACTCAATTTTGGTGGGGAGAATTCAAATAATAAGTATATCATGTTTGTACATCAGGATGTTGAGCTACATTCTAATTCATGGCTACAAGATGCGGAAACATATCTTGATTCAATACAAAACCTTGGAATAGCAGGTGTAGCAGGTATCTCTGAAAAAGGTAATACAGATAACGAAAGAGCGAGAAATATCATTAGACATGGTCCAGATTATCATGTATGGGGAAATAGCATTAACTCTCCAGAACCGGTTCAGACTTTGGATGAATGTCTAACAATTATACCTCAAACCGTCTTTCAGAAGCTTAAATTCGATGAGGGAGTATGTATAGATTGGCATCTCTATGCTGTTGATTATTGCCTTACTGTGAAAAGAATGAACCTCGCTGTTTATGTACTACCTATGTATATATATCACAAGTCACTGGGCTTTTCGTCATCTGAATATTATCAAACTGTAATAAATATATTAGAAAAACACAAAGATCATATTCAGTCGATTTATGCATCAGGCGGAAGCTGGAGCACAGCAATTGATATTACCAAACAATTGTGCGATCGTTTAGAAGAAAAAAATAATCTTATTAATGCAATTACTGCTGAACTGCAGCGGCGAGAGGAAATGTATACGTATAGCGGTCTATTCTGGAAGTTCCGGAATACCTATAACAAATTTATACATAAAGCTTTTCCTTATAGCTCCAGAAAGAGAAAAATTTATAGTTTCCTTCATGAAAGTTTAAAAAGTAATCCTCTTAAAGTAAATAAAGAATGA
- a CDS encoding class I SAM-dependent methyltransferase — protein MPVPLINKLSMTIPETETLDACPNCGSKEKRFLFTNTDRLHGIPGEFGLNRCMNCAAVYLSPRPTIEALPRYYPDDYGPHQTSEQAFTQSETMRGSMDFHRNTILSEVYHYKDYGNRPRIKTTIVAKLVAYLSFPLWKRARYGLSRITFPPYVQGEKTLDIGCGTGSYLKMLRNLGWEVYG, from the coding sequence ATGCCTGTACCGCTGATAAATAAATTATCTATGACAATCCCTGAAACAGAAACACTCGACGCCTGCCCCAATTGTGGATCGAAAGAAAAAAGATTTCTTTTCACGAATACGGACAGGCTCCACGGGATTCCGGGAGAATTCGGGTTAAACCGCTGTATGAACTGTGCTGCCGTATATCTGTCCCCACGGCCGACGATCGAAGCTTTGCCTCGATACTATCCCGACGACTATGGGCCCCACCAAACAAGCGAACAGGCGTTTACTCAATCAGAGACCATGAGGGGATCGATGGACTTCCACAGAAACACCATTTTGAGTGAGGTTTATCATTACAAAGATTATGGAAACAGACCCAGGATAAAAACAACCATCGTTGCTAAGCTCGTTGCATACCTTTCATTCCCGTTATGGAAACGTGCTCGCTACGGTCTGTCGCGGATTACTTTTCCCCCGTATGTCCAGGGCGAAAAAACACTGGACATAGGGTGCGGGACCGGCAGTTACCTTAAAATGCTAAGAAATCTTGGATGGGAGGTCTATGGCTAA
- a CDS encoding DUF5618 family protein: MLKAIDEYLVSRGVDEKDLPQSVDGYRAAIRKYLAPCNGKLTREFEKLYKALHIAGYYRGILDDPNAIKDYYKVAKAVIEKLKP; encoded by the coding sequence GTGCTGAAAGCCATAGATGAATATCTTGTAAGCAGGGGTGTGGATGAGAAAGATTTGCCGCAATCCGTGGACGGATATAGAGCGGCGATAAGAAAGTATCTTGCGCCGTGCAACGGGAAACTTACCAGGGAATTTGAAAAATTATACAAGGCATTGCATATCGCCGGATACTATAGGGGGATCCTCGATGACCCAAATGCGATAAAAGATTACTACAAAGTCGCAAAAGCCGTTATCGAGAAACTCAAACCCTGA
- a CDS encoding glycosyltransferase — protein MNRTNNPKAILIFSIANPDFITKFKRKDLLSQDLKGYFKKVHYVFLVDKPFKPYKEKINDTYTILYLSNKRFTWLQKGKLRHLNTALSLMYNVLYLWRYTAKNNISVLFSQEPFILGSLAYAISKITGKPYVVEVCSNFKNIYWEEGRLELPILKTVDREKRLLRFTLLHANGVMADRDNYWNDGIIPHELGDRYFRYHFSMEEAHYSPPGNRVNLKPNYNSINKKVVLYIGRLIQEKRSEDLSLIAEELFSNYDLPDTVMWIVGDGPLKQYLREEIEKYRLSDKILFIESQPTAAVANFLSTADVVIAPHAGWVIPECQLAETPIVVYDFEWHKEGIADGKYGILVPYRDAKAMADAAIDVLLHPDKYKPMMKEARQWVLQNNTLEREVADKLKIYKTVLGG, from the coding sequence TTGAACAGAACAAATAATCCTAAAGCAATATTAATTTTCAGCATTGCTAATCCTGATTTTATAACAAAGTTCAAAAGAAAGGATCTCCTCAGTCAAGATCTGAAGGGATATTTTAAAAAGGTTCATTATGTGTTTCTGGTGGATAAACCTTTCAAACCATACAAAGAAAAGATTAACGATACCTATACTATCTTATATCTCAGCAATAAACGATTTACATGGCTGCAAAAAGGCAAATTAAGGCATCTGAATACAGCGCTTTCATTGATGTATAATGTATTGTATCTCTGGCGTTATACCGCTAAAAACAACATCAGCGTACTCTTTTCACAAGAGCCTTTTATCCTCGGAAGCCTTGCTTATGCCATTTCCAAGATTACGGGTAAGCCGTATGTCGTGGAGGTATGCTCGAACTTTAAAAATATATATTGGGAAGAAGGACGCCTGGAACTCCCTATACTGAAGACCGTCGACCGCGAGAAAAGGCTCTTGCGTTTTACCCTGCTCCACGCAAACGGTGTTATGGCTGACAGGGATAATTATTGGAATGATGGCATAATACCTCATGAACTTGGGGATCGATATTTCCGTTATCATTTTTCAATGGAAGAGGCTCATTACTCGCCTCCGGGAAACAGAGTAAATCTAAAACCGAACTATAACTCAATAAACAAAAAGGTTGTTCTCTATATAGGAAGGCTGATTCAAGAAAAGAGATCGGAGGATTTATCACTAATAGCAGAAGAGTTATTCTCAAATTACGATCTTCCAGACACAGTAATGTGGATTGTGGGAGACGGGCCATTGAAGCAATATCTCAGAGAAGAAATAGAAAAATACAGGTTATCCGATAAGATTCTTTTTATAGAAAGTCAACCAACGGCGGCTGTTGCCAACTTCCTTTCTACAGCGGACGTTGTTATTGCACCGCATGCAGGCTGGGTTATTCCCGAATGCCAGCTTGCTGAAACTCCTATAGTTGTGTACGACTTTGAATGGCACAAAGAAGGTATAGCGGACGGCAAGTACGGCATACTTGTTCCTTATAGAGATGCGAAGGCAATGGCGGACGCAGCAATAGACGTTCTCTTGCATCCTGACAAATACAAACCCATGATGAAAGAGGCACGGCAGTGGGTACTGCAAAACAATACACTTGAACGAGAGGTTGCAGACAAGCTGAAGATATACAAGACAGTGCTTGGTGGGTAA
- a CDS encoding class I SAM-dependent methyltransferase, with translation MNHKIEYETIDNCPVCGSKKSVYLFTNTDRLHGIPGEFGLNECGNCKAIYLSPRPSLKSLPLYYPDDYSPHHLDSMEASGFLREIRKRLRNTILYERYNYKNFEFQPRIKPDLIGKLLAYLLFFFGDRSRYNIHKVLFPPYTKNGKVLDIGCGPGYFLHLLKRLGFQAYGIEPGEIAASFGRNNFGLDIKKGTLLDYTFPDNYFHFITMTHVLEHIHNPVEVLIEAKRILRPDGMIVIRTPNIASYGYKRFGKNWLPIETPRHLILYSKESIVELADKTGLKLHTFSTTHVKGILFWALGYSVRDKNKNNKDFGFPEQFTIPQKLFINILDLYERVLILSGKDVGEELQAVLVKR, from the coding sequence ATGAATCATAAAATAGAATATGAAACCATTGATAACTGTCCTGTATGCGGCTCAAAAAAGTCCGTTTATCTTTTTACAAACACAGATAGGTTGCACGGAATTCCGGGAGAATTTGGATTAAATGAATGTGGAAATTGTAAGGCTATATATCTTTCACCAAGACCGAGTCTAAAATCTTTGCCATTGTATTATCCGGATGATTATTCTCCACACCATTTGGATTCAATGGAAGCATCTGGCTTTCTAAGAGAAATAAGAAAACGTTTGAGGAATACAATTCTTTATGAACGTTATAATTATAAAAACTTCGAATTTCAACCAAGGATAAAGCCGGATTTGATTGGGAAGTTATTGGCATATCTATTATTCTTTTTCGGGGATAGATCGCGATATAATATACATAAGGTATTATTCCCACCATACACTAAAAATGGAAAAGTACTCGATATTGGATGCGGACCTGGTTATTTTTTGCATCTACTGAAAAGATTAGGCTTTCAGGCGTATGGGATAGAACCCGGTGAAATAGCGGCGAGTTTCGGAAGAAATAATTTCGGGCTTGACATAAAAAAAGGTACATTGCTTGATTATACATTCCCTGACAACTATTTCCATTTTATTACAATGACTCATGTACTTGAACATATACATAATCCTGTTGAGGTGTTAATAGAGGCAAAAAGGATACTTCGTCCTGATGGTATGATTGTGATCAGAACACCAAATATAGCCAGCTATGGATATAAAAGATTTGGGAAAAACTGGTTACCTATAGAGACGCCAAGGCATTTAATCCTTTACTCTAAAGAAAGTATTGTTGAGTTAGCAGATAAAACAGGATTAAAATTACATACGTTTTCTACAACTCATGTGAAGGGCATACTTTTTTGGGCATTAGGATATTCAGTACGGGACAAAAATAAAAATAATAAAGACTTTGGGTTTCCTGAACAATTTACAATTCCTCAAAAGCTATTCATTAATATATTAGATTTGTACGAAAGGGTTTTGATCTTATCAGGAAAAGATGTTGGCGAGGAACTGCAGGCAGTGCTTGTAAAGCGTTAA
- a CDS encoding glycosyltransferase family 2 protein, translated as MIQSPILSIIIVNYNVKEYILNCIQSIQDKIDAKRCPYEVIVSDNGSVDSSIEAIHERFPWVKVIENNANLGFSKANNVAVKQAKGEVLFIFNPDTLVIKGMEEMVEHIREHKEIGIMGPVIYDQDNNMDLYTCFLEYSPLHLFLGTFFDPYYNRRRNHNLMTRMKSFSPVEVDKISGACMLIRKELFDKVGGFDETFFFGGEEQDICLTVKENGYAIKLFPLAEIVHFRSKSIPKNPSMILEKRIHNHTNEPYFYLYKKHFPSYAIVFLYFLTLIVNVRLIVVSSIKKVYFTYKKDTAAYSQRDALFRGSRIILKYSLSIKTIKFLFSSINHQNPAQK; from the coding sequence TTGATTCAATCCCCCATCCTCTCCATCATCATCGTCAATTACAACGTAAAGGAATACATCCTTAACTGTATCCAATCCATTCAAGATAAGATTGATGCAAAGAGATGTCCGTATGAGGTTATAGTCTCGGATAACGGATCTGTGGACAGCAGTATTGAAGCAATCCACGAGCGATTCCCGTGGGTCAAGGTCATTGAGAACAATGCAAACCTTGGCTTTAGCAAGGCAAATAATGTTGCCGTAAAACAGGCAAAAGGCGAAGTTCTCTTTATCTTTAACCCTGATACTCTAGTTATAAAAGGCATGGAAGAGATGGTGGAGCATATAAGAGAGCATAAAGAGATTGGAATAATGGGCCCTGTAATATACGATCAGGATAATAATATGGATTTGTATACCTGTTTCTTGGAGTATTCACCACTTCATCTATTCTTAGGTACCTTTTTTGATCCTTATTACAATAGAAGACGTAATCATAACCTAATGACTCGTATGAAGTCTTTCTCTCCAGTAGAGGTAGATAAAATATCAGGGGCGTGCATGTTGATCAGAAAAGAATTGTTTGACAAAGTAGGAGGTTTTGATGAGACCTTTTTCTTTGGAGGCGAAGAGCAGGATATATGTCTGACTGTCAAAGAAAATGGATATGCAATAAAGCTTTTCCCTTTAGCAGAGATAGTGCATTTCCGTAGTAAGTCTATACCTAAGAATCCTTCTATGATCCTGGAAAAACGTATTCATAACCATACTAATGAGCCCTATTTCTACCTGTACAAAAAGCATTTTCCTTCTTATGCTATCGTGTTTTTGTATTTTCTTACCCTTATAGTCAATGTACGTCTGATAGTTGTTTCTTCTATAAAGAAAGTCTATTTTACATACAAAAAAGATACTGCTGCCTATAGTCAAAGAGACGCATTGTTTCGTGGAAGCAGGATTATACTGAAGTACTCTCTCAGTATTAAAACGATAAAATTTCTATTTTCATCTATAAACCATCAAAACCCTGCACAAAAATAA
- a CDS encoding oligosaccharide flippase family protein codes for MSLSKTLIKNAFSNYAGFAISALVSIFVSPFVVHHLGNTGYGLWALFQSVFGYFGLLDMGLGVSVIKYISQFKARDDRQSINTFGSTIFFTYTIIGGVALVLSLGLAPIITHVFSIPSAYKHIAFYAVIISGFTTAVVFPMGFLANSLSAHQRYDLSNAIGIIRSILYAASIVFLLKHGFGLLSLFMLNLVLSVITTLIAAYLVLVKYKFILIKLRLFSLDMLKTAYKYSIFVFLNSLSAQVLLNIGNMIISILLTVELVTFYALATKIGNVILQTVSAIVAITLPVFSSLWDVNDKEKLRFTYLEITKGIMLLSLPVSMVAIIFSESILNVWIGPGYHLAALTLIFIVGIFFIHYIGGYITGILLFGIGRHKALSIANAIAAAVNLPLAIGLTKLIEMKFGHGYGIFGIPIALGLSMNAVDIFFLPWYVNKIIELPNRQYLKTFVKPVLFIVPAIVVALLIKHYYEPHKLIVFVLESAIIGLFYWGLYYLFGMTKDERARYLGYVSQFVGKS; via the coding sequence ATGTCCCTGTCCAAGACCTTGATCAAAAACGCCTTCAGCAACTATGCCGGGTTTGCCATCTCCGCGCTCGTCAGTATCTTCGTGTCCCCTTTCGTCGTCCACCATCTGGGCAATACGGGGTATGGATTATGGGCGTTGTTCCAGTCGGTGTTCGGTTATTTCGGCCTGCTTGACATGGGACTCGGTGTATCCGTAATAAAATACATCTCTCAATTCAAGGCCCGGGACGACCGGCAATCCATCAATACGTTCGGCTCGACGATATTCTTTACCTACACAATCATCGGCGGCGTCGCACTCGTCTTATCGCTTGGACTGGCCCCGATTATAACGCACGTCTTCAGCATACCTTCGGCATACAAACACATCGCATTCTATGCTGTCATTATAAGCGGGTTTACGACCGCCGTCGTGTTCCCTATGGGGTTTCTGGCGAACAGCCTATCCGCTCACCAACGATACGACCTTAGCAATGCAATAGGCATCATCAGGAGCATATTGTATGCGGCGAGCATAGTCTTCCTCTTGAAACATGGATTCGGGCTGTTGTCCTTGTTTATGCTGAACCTCGTCTTATCCGTTATTACAACACTGATAGCCGCTTACCTGGTGCTGGTAAAATATAAGTTTATATTGATAAAATTGCGTCTGTTTAGTCTTGACATGCTGAAGACGGCGTACAAATACAGCATATTCGTATTTTTAAACAGCCTCTCGGCGCAGGTATTGTTGAACATAGGAAACATGATCATAAGCATCCTCCTGACGGTCGAGCTTGTCACCTTTTACGCCCTTGCCACGAAGATAGGGAACGTGATCCTCCAGACGGTGTCGGCCATCGTCGCGATAACCTTGCCGGTCTTCTCTTCATTGTGGGACGTCAACGACAAAGAAAAGCTCAGGTTCACATACCTCGAGATAACCAAAGGGATCATGCTGCTCTCGCTCCCCGTTTCCATGGTAGCGATCATATTCAGCGAGTCTATATTGAACGTGTGGATAGGGCCAGGCTATCACCTTGCGGCGCTTACCCTGATATTCATCGTAGGGATCTTCTTTATCCATTACATCGGGGGCTATATCACGGGAATCTTGTTGTTCGGCATCGGCAGGCACAAGGCACTGTCCATAGCAAACGCCATCGCCGCCGCCGTCAACCTGCCTCTTGCCATAGGACTGACAAAACTCATAGAAATGAAATTCGGGCACGGTTACGGGATATTCGGTATACCTATTGCACTCGGGCTTTCGATGAACGCTGTGGACATATTTTTCCTGCCCTGGTACGTGAACAAGATCATAGAGCTGCCCAACAGGCAGTACCTCAAGACCTTCGTCAAACCCGTCCTTTTCATTGTCCCCGCAATCGTGGTCGCCCTGCTCATCAAGCATTACTACGAGCCGCACAAGCTGATCGTGTTTGTCCTTGAGAGCGCAATTATCGGTCTTTTCTACTGGGGGCTGTATTATCTGTTCGGGATGACGAAGGACGAGAGGGCCAGGTATCTGGGATACGTGAGTCAGTTTGTGGGCAAGAGTTAG
- a CDS encoding glycosyltransferase → MPFFSIVTPTYTHANLLVETIKSVLDQTYKDFELIIVDDGSPDHTKQAVEPFLSDRIKYFYQPNKRQGAARNLGIINASGEFITFLDHDDLWSPLFLETYYKFIQGKPDTQWVHGPFFWFNENYYWKGNAYPVEGWIWKLLLKGNLINTLTIAVRRKLLENIKFDESPLIWPSEDWEFNFRLSIASPCYFQPLPLLFMRNHITRTSSTTQLVQMEKAYFFALDKMIQNPFMHDKPAHLKSAALSHGHLFIAENAYGRNLQGQLMKHTTNAVTNYPFIIFTERWLSLFIKIFIPAFLRNKLRNLKQRHLAKENRDSRTNSRLPSALEHL, encoded by the coding sequence ATGCCTTTCTTTTCTATCGTAACACCTACATACACCCATGCCAATTTATTAGTAGAAACAATCAAAAGTGTACTTGATCAAACCTACAAAGATTTCGAACTCATTATCGTTGATGACGGTTCTCCTGATCATACAAAACAGGCTGTCGAGCCATTTCTATCTGATAGAATAAAATACTTTTATCAGCCAAACAAACGCCAGGGGGCAGCCAGGAATCTCGGGATCATAAATGCAAGCGGAGAATTTATAACCTTTCTCGATCATGACGACCTCTGGTCACCTCTGTTCCTTGAAACCTATTACAAGTTTATTCAGGGAAAGCCCGATACGCAATGGGTGCATGGTCCATTCTTCTGGTTTAATGAAAACTATTACTGGAAGGGCAATGCTTATCCTGTTGAAGGTTGGATATGGAAATTGTTGCTGAAAGGTAATCTTATAAATACGCTGACAATCGCCGTAAGAAGAAAGCTATTGGAAAATATCAAATTTGATGAGAGCCCTCTCATCTGGCCAAGCGAAGATTGGGAATTCAATTTTAGACTCTCAATAGCTTCACCCTGTTATTTTCAGCCATTACCATTACTCTTCATGAGAAACCATATAACAAGGACGTCCTCTACAACACAGCTCGTACAAATGGAAAAAGCTTACTTCTTTGCACTTGATAAAATGATACAAAATCCGTTTATGCATGATAAGCCTGCTCACCTAAAAAGCGCGGCATTGTCGCATGGTCACCTTTTTATTGCAGAAAATGCCTATGGGAGAAACCTTCAGGGACAACTGATGAAACATACGACAAATGCTGTTACAAATTATCCGTTTATTATATTCACAGAAAGATGGTTATCGCTGTTTATTAAAATATTTATTCCGGCATTTTTAAGAAATAAGTTGAGAAACCTGAAACAACGCCACCTTGCTAAAGAAAATAGAGACTCCCGGACCAATAGCCGGTTGCCAAGTGCATTAGAGCATTTATAA
- a CDS encoding nucleotidyltransferase domain-containing protein codes for MDKKAMGLLKKYFVKRSDIAFTFLFGSSVRNKIRTDGDVDIAVYFAPQKGIEWEAFGKRYKEENHIALDLEMLFKKDVDLVVLNRASAIVADEILRKGVPILIRDTSIFLDFLCLISDEAEYARTNIIESYRERMVAAIG; via the coding sequence ATGGATAAGAAGGCGATGGGGCTTTTAAAAAAATATTTTGTAAAGAGATCGGATATAGCTTTTACGTTCCTCTTTGGTTCATCCGTCAGGAACAAAATCCGTACAGACGGGGACGTCGATATCGCTGTATACTTTGCCCCACAAAAAGGTATAGAGTGGGAAGCATTTGGGAAAAGATATAAAGAGGAAAACCATATTGCTCTTGATCTTGAGATGTTATTTAAAAAGGATGTTGACCTTGTCGTTCTCAATAGGGCAAGTGCCATTGTTGCAGATGAAATTTTAAGAAAAGGCGTGCCCATTCTCATCAGAGATACAAGTATATTCCTGGATTTCTTATGTCTGATAAGCGATGAAGCTGAATATGCAAGAACGAATATTATTGAGTCTTATAGGGAGAGAATGGTTGCAGCAATCGGATAA
- a CDS encoding DUF86 domain-containing protein: MQERILLSLIGREWLQQSDKVKIIPHIEYIEKELTYLSLYEKEIDWKKYQSQRNKRLEIERWVECIINATLDVAKMVLTTKGEQLPETSREVLFHIASYIYKNEGDAEDFSELAKIRNTLAHRYLDIRWEDIKRFLRIAPSLYSPFLKYINKKLKVK, from the coding sequence ATGCAAGAACGAATATTATTGAGTCTTATAGGGAGAGAATGGTTGCAGCAATCGGATAAAGTTAAAATTATTCCTCATATAGAGTATATAGAGAAAGAACTGACTTATCTATCGCTCTATGAAAAAGAAATTGATTGGAAAAAATATCAGTCTCAAAGGAATAAAAGACTGGAGATAGAAAGGTGGGTTGAATGTATCATCAATGCCACGCTGGATGTTGCGAAGATGGTATTAACCACAAAAGGTGAACAACTCCCGGAGACATCCAGAGAGGTACTTTTTCATATTGCTTCGTATATTTATAAGAATGAAGGAGATGCAGAAGACTTTTCAGAGCTCGCCAAAATAAGGAATACCCTCGCTCATAGGTATCTTGACATACGGTGGGAGGACATAAAAAGATTCTTACGGATTGCTCCCTCTTTATACTCTCCATTTTTGAAGTATATTAACAAGAAATTGAAGGTTAAATAA
- the galT gene encoding galactose-1-phosphate uridylyltransferase: MSELRFNFVTGDWVIIAPERAKRPEDFRLSEKKEEIPAYEVACPLCAGNEDKTPPETFRINKNDNWVVRVVPNKFSAVNSENNIIRQSTGVKKFMTGAGLHEVIIDTPLHNATIATIPVSNVEDVLFTYKRRFLDFYKISYIEHVIIFKNHGLMAGTSLQHPHSQIVGTPVIPGQLKSRIEEALRYYDDFGECLYCLILEEELNDAVRIISQNDSFVAFIPYSALSPFHIWIFPRRHIACFGSITDSELHDLANILKETLLRLHTGLGNPDFNYVIHSLSPQECEVKYFHWYLSIVTRVTRTAGFEIGTGMYINPSLPDSSARFLKDVKL, encoded by the coding sequence ATGTCGGAATTGAGATTTAATTTTGTAACGGGTGATTGGGTTATCATTGCACCAGAGCGGGCCAAAAGACCCGAAGATTTTAGATTATCCGAAAAAAAAGAAGAGATACCAGCTTATGAGGTTGCCTGTCCTCTATGTGCCGGGAATGAGGATAAAACACCACCTGAAACATTCCGAATAAATAAAAATGATAACTGGGTGGTCAGGGTTGTACCTAATAAATTTTCTGCTGTTAATAGTGAAAACAATATAATAAGGCAAAGTACGGGTGTTAAAAAATTCATGACAGGTGCCGGACTGCATGAAGTCATAATAGATACCCCATTGCACAACGCGACTATCGCAACCATCCCTGTTTCAAATGTTGAAGACGTACTGTTCACATACAAAAGGAGGTTCCTTGATTTTTATAAGATCAGCTACATTGAGCATGTGATCATATTTAAAAATCATGGCTTAATGGCAGGGACTTCACTGCAGCATCCACATTCACAGATTGTCGGAACACCTGTAATACCCGGACAGCTTAAAAGCAGAATAGAAGAGGCTTTGAGATATTATGATGATTTTGGAGAATGTCTGTATTGTCTGATCCTCGAAGAGGAACTTAATGATGCAGTCAGGATCATATCTCAAAACGATTCTTTTGTTGCTTTCATACCGTACTCAGCATTATCGCCGTTCCATATATGGATATTTCCGAGAAGGCACATTGCATGTTTTGGAAGTATTACTGATTCAGAACTGCATGACCTTGCCAATATCCTTAAAGAAACATTATTAAGATTACATACGGGTTTAGGAAATCCAGATTTTAATTATGTTATACATTCGCTTTCACCTCAAGAATGCGAGGTCAAGTATTTTCACTGGTACTTATCCATCGTTACAAGAGTTACTCGGACCGCAGGGTTTGAAATCGGTACAGGCATGTACATAAACCCGTCATTGCCTGACAGCAGCGCCAGGTTTCTCAAGGATGTTAAGCTTTAA
- a CDS encoding FkbM family methyltransferase, with protein sequence MNRKHKLKIGFKTKILNSLRNIFKISVLEKLLVKYTMSRDFRSLIVRLAPNNYQYRPNSIRNVVRNGIVYTLDISDWMEWQLYYGIKDIALGNAIALCKRGYTVFDVGTNIGIMLLNFAKAVGSEGFVYGFEPNPVVYDKCIENIGLNNFSNIKVSNMGLGNQDGEFTLTTPSPLNKGGAYINLNGMKDDLVNSSYNVAVTTIDKFVQTHAVPKIDLIKIDVEGFEYNVLKGAFHILQRHKPLLFVEVDDNFLKRQDSSAKELVELLHGLGYVVRKADTHTIVKPDYNFLDCHFDIVCRVEIEQNK encoded by the coding sequence ATGAATAGGAAGCATAAATTGAAAATCGGATTCAAAACAAAAATTCTTAATTCATTGAGAAACATCTTTAAAATATCTGTATTGGAAAAGCTGCTGGTAAAATACACCATGTCCAGGGATTTCAGATCGTTGATTGTGAGGTTGGCTCCCAACAATTATCAATACCGGCCAAACTCGATCAGAAATGTTGTTCGCAATGGTATCGTTTACACGCTTGATATAAGCGACTGGATGGAATGGCAGCTTTATTATGGAATCAAAGATATAGCTTTGGGAAATGCCATTGCTTTGTGTAAAAGAGGTTACACGGTGTTTGATGTGGGAACTAATATCGGAATAATGTTGTTGAATTTTGCAAAAGCTGTCGGGAGTGAAGGTTTTGTATACGGGTTTGAACCTAATCCGGTAGTTTATGACAAATGTATTGAAAATATAGGCCTTAATAATTTTAGCAACATCAAAGTCTCAAACATGGGTTTGGGTAATCAGGATGGAGAATTTACGTTAACCACACCGAGTCCTTTAAATAAAGGCGGAGCTTATATAAACCTTAATGGTATGAAAGATGATCTGGTAAATTCCAGTTATAACGTTGCAGTCACAACGATTGATAAATTCGTTCAGACTCATGCTGTTCCAAAGATAGATTTAATTAAAATAGACGTAGAAGGATTCGAATATAATGTTTTAAAAGGTGCGTTTCATATATTACAGAGGCATAAACCGCTATTATTTGTCGAAGTAGATGATAATTTCTTAAAAAGACAAGATTCGTCGGCAAAAGAGTTAGTAGAACTACTTCATGGATTAGGTTATGTTGTTAGAAAGGCAGATACACATACCATTGTTAAACCGGATTATAATTTTCTTGATTGTCATTTTGATATAGTGTGCAGGGTGGAGATTGAACAGAACAAATAA